Proteins encoded by one window of Cyanobium sp. NS01:
- the pheS gene encoding phenylalanine--tRNA ligase subunit alpha, protein MEQLNGQLEALEAEAAAAIGAATSASDLEDLRVGLLGKKGKLSAVLGAMGRLPGAERPLVGQRANVLKEQLQGLLAQRLGAVKAAAMAERIARESLDVTAPCSYVPPGHRHPLISTIEEIVDVFSGLGYRVSEGPEIESDYYNFTALNIPEHHPARDMQDTFYLQDSRLLRTHTSPVQIRHLENNPPPVRVIAPGRVYRRDAVDATHSPVFHQVEVLAIDEGLDFSHLRGTVTAFLQRFFGDLPVRFRASYFPFTEPSAEVDVQWRGRWLEVMGCGMVDPAVLTGMGLDPERWSGFAAGLGVERFCMVRHGIDDIRRLYTSDLRFLEQF, encoded by the coding sequence CTGGAGCAGCTCAACGGCCAGCTGGAAGCCCTGGAGGCGGAGGCCGCCGCCGCCATCGGCGCCGCCACCAGCGCCAGTGACCTGGAGGATCTGCGGGTGGGCCTGCTGGGCAAGAAAGGCAAGCTCTCCGCCGTGCTCGGGGCCATGGGCCGCCTGCCCGGGGCCGAACGTCCCCTGGTGGGCCAGCGGGCCAACGTGCTCAAGGAACAGCTTCAGGGCCTGCTGGCCCAGCGGCTGGGGGCCGTCAAGGCCGCGGCCATGGCCGAGCGCATCGCCAGGGAAAGCCTCGATGTCACGGCCCCATGCAGCTACGTGCCGCCCGGCCACCGCCACCCGCTGATCAGCACGATCGAGGAAATCGTGGACGTCTTCTCCGGCCTCGGCTACCGGGTGTCGGAGGGCCCCGAGATCGAGAGCGACTACTACAACTTCACCGCCCTCAACATCCCCGAGCATCACCCCGCCCGGGACATGCAGGACACCTTCTACCTCCAGGACAGCCGCCTGCTGCGCACCCACACCTCGCCGGTGCAGATCCGCCATCTGGAGAACAACCCGCCGCCGGTGCGGGTGATCGCCCCGGGCCGCGTCTACCGCCGCGATGCGGTGGATGCCACCCACTCACCGGTGTTCCACCAGGTGGAGGTGCTAGCCATCGACGAGGGGCTCGACTTCAGCCACCTGCGCGGCACGGTGACGGCCTTCCTGCAGCGCTTTTTCGGCGACCTGCCGGTGCGCTTCCGGGCCAGCTACTTCCCGTTCACCGAGCCGAGCGCCGAGGTGGATGTGCAGTGGCGGGGCCGCTGGCTGGAGGTGATGGGCTGCGGCATGGTGGATCCGGCCGTGCTCACGGGCATGGGCCTTGATCCGGAGCGCTGGAGTGGCTTTGCGGCCGGCCTCGGCGTGGAGCGCTTCTGCATGGTGCGCCACGGGATTGACGACATCCGCC
- the surE gene encoding 5'/3'-nucleotidase SurE codes for MTPLRILISNDDGIFADGIRTLANAAVARGHEVTVVCPDQERSATGHGLTLQTPIRAERADELFDDGVTAWACSGTPSDCVKLGLFSLLESWPDLVLSGINHGPNLGTDVLYSGTVSAAMEGTIEGLPSLAVSSADFQWRQFVPAAAIALDVAETMLAEGWPASMLLNLNVPPLPAESLGPLRWCRTAVRRYTDQFDRRVDPRGRTYYWLAGEVANDLEAKVAGPADWPVDVAHVHGGGVSLSPLQPELFWRGATLDLPQLDLPRDDQLQVGL; via the coding sequence ATGACCCCCCTGAGGATCCTGATCAGCAACGACGACGGGATCTTTGCGGATGGCATCCGCACCCTGGCCAACGCGGCTGTGGCCCGCGGCCATGAGGTCACGGTGGTGTGCCCCGACCAGGAGCGCTCCGCCACCGGCCATGGCCTCACCCTCCAGACCCCCATCCGGGCCGAACGGGCCGATGAGCTGTTCGACGACGGCGTGACCGCCTGGGCCTGCAGCGGCACCCCCAGCGACTGCGTCAAGCTGGGCCTGTTCTCCCTGCTGGAGAGTTGGCCGGATCTGGTGCTCTCCGGCATCAACCACGGCCCCAACCTCGGCACCGATGTGCTCTATTCCGGCACGGTGAGTGCGGCCATGGAAGGCACGATCGAGGGCCTGCCCTCGCTGGCGGTGAGCAGTGCCGATTTCCAGTGGCGCCAGTTCGTGCCCGCCGCCGCCATCGCCCTCGACGTGGCCGAGACGATGCTGGCCGAAGGCTGGCCCGCCAGCATGCTGCTCAATCTGAATGTGCCTCCGCTGCCGGCGGAGAGCCTGGGACCCCTCCGCTGGTGCCGCACAGCGGTGCGTCGCTACACCGACCAGTTCGACCGCCGCGTCGACCCCCGCGGCCGCACCTACTACTGGCTGGCGGGGGAGGTGGCCAACGACCTGGAGGCGAAGGTGGCGGGACCCGCCGACTGGCCCGTGGATGTGGCCCACGTTCACGGCGGCGGGGTGTCCCTGTCGCCCCTGCAGCCGGAGCTGTTCTGGCGCGGCGCCACGCTGGACCTGCCCCAGCTGGATCTTCCCCGGGATGACCAGCTTCAGGTGGGCCTGTAA
- a CDS encoding DUF3611 family protein — translation MADRLDLQQMSAALRRVGWVRFWTQLVLAVVVVGVLVFNNIGGRLAADSSRALGLGPGISLTTLSFLLLLGCLWQSWLVVRCGRALASPVRPSRGETGRLVKRGLLIDLSGLTLAAVGYQAMAGSLFVQASQQVPGFFGAQLQGQAGRGGRLIGLPITSIEMFSVLGNTQVLFAHLIGLGISLWLLQRIYRPT, via the coding sequence ATGGCTGACCGCCTCGATCTGCAGCAGATGTCCGCCGCTCTGCGGCGTGTGGGCTGGGTACGGTTCTGGACCCAACTGGTGCTCGCCGTGGTGGTGGTGGGGGTGCTGGTGTTCAACAACATCGGCGGACGGCTTGCCGCCGACTCCTCCCGCGCCCTGGGGCTGGGCCCGGGAATCTCCCTCACCACGCTCTCGTTTCTGCTGCTGCTCGGCTGCCTGTGGCAGAGCTGGCTGGTGGTGCGCTGCGGCCGGGCCCTGGCCAGCCCGGTGCGGCCCAGCCGCGGCGAGACCGGCCGGCTGGTGAAACGCGGCCTGCTGATCGATCTGTCCGGCCTGACACTGGCTGCCGTGGGCTACCAGGCCATGGCCGGCAGCCTGTTCGTGCAGGCCTCCCAGCAGGTGCCGGGCTTCTTCGGGGCGCAGTTGCAGGGTCAGGCCGGACGAGGCGGCCGTCTGATCGGCCTGCCGATCACCTCGATCGAAATGTTCTCGGTGCTGGGCAACACCCAGGTGCTGTTCGCTCACCTGATCGGCCTGGGGATCAGCCTCTGGCTGCTGCAGCGGATTTACAGGCCCACCTGA
- a CDS encoding bifunctional riboflavin kinase/FAD synthetase, producing MIPLRTPQEAQRPTAIALGSFDGLHRGHRRVIAAVAGEGRSDAAVPALVPTVVSFWPHPREVLHGDTRLRLDLPSEKLELLGPLGIHQLVLVPFDRRLAALDPEAFVDQVLVGQLDARRIAVGSNFRFGVGRQGDTDTLMALGSARGLTVTVLPMLSDGGDRLSSSRIRRALAAGDLAEAERLLQRPYRFSGQVVAGKGLGRGLGWPTANLRVDGRKFLPKEGVYAARVQLNGQLEGQPTADGRWLPAVMNLGPQPTVDPQASSAVEVHLLDQDLQLGGLELRVEPVALLRSQERFADLAALCAQIASDAAAARSLLAAGVGVGQAPAHEGGDAAQQQNP from the coding sequence TTGATACCGCTGCGAACCCCCCAGGAGGCCCAGCGCCCCACCGCCATTGCCCTTGGCAGTTTCGATGGTCTGCATCGGGGCCATCGGCGCGTGATCGCGGCCGTGGCTGGCGAGGGCCGCTCCGACGCCGCCGTGCCGGCCCTGGTGCCCACGGTGGTGAGTTTCTGGCCCCATCCCCGCGAGGTGCTGCATGGCGACACGCGCCTGCGGCTCGATCTGCCCTCGGAGAAGCTCGAGCTGCTCGGTCCCCTGGGCATCCACCAGCTGGTGCTGGTGCCCTTTGATCGCCGCCTCGCCGCCCTCGACCCGGAGGCCTTCGTGGACCAGGTGCTGGTGGGGCAGCTGGATGCCCGCCGCATCGCCGTGGGCAGCAACTTCCGCTTCGGGGTGGGCCGCCAGGGCGACACCGACACCCTGATGGCCCTGGGGTCGGCCCGGGGTCTCACGGTGACGGTGCTGCCGATGCTCAGTGACGGCGGCGATCGGCTCAGCAGCAGCCGGATCCGCCGGGCCCTCGCCGCCGGCGATCTCGCTGAGGCGGAGCGGTTGCTGCAGCGGCCCTACCGCTTCAGCGGCCAGGTGGTGGCTGGCAAGGGGCTGGGGCGGGGTCTGGGCTGGCCCACCGCCAATCTGCGGGTGGACGGGCGCAAGTTCCTGCCCAAGGAGGGCGTCTATGCCGCCCGGGTTCAGCTCAATGGCCAGCTGGAGGGCCAGCCCACGGCAGACGGCCGCTGGCTGCCCGCCGTGATGAACCTCGGACCCCAGCCCACCGTGGACCCCCAGGCCAGCTCAGCCGTGGAGGTGCACCTGCTCGATCAGGACCTGCAGCTGGGCGGGCTCGAGCTGCGGGTGGAGCCCGTGGCCCTGCTGCGCAGCCAGGAGCGCTTCGCCGACCTGGCCGCGCTCTGTGCTCAGATCGCCAGCGATGCCGCGGCCGCCCGCAGCCTGTTAGCCGCCGGGGTAGGCGTGGGTCAGGCCCCAGCCCATGAAGGCGGCGATGCCGCCCAGCAGCAGAATCCCTGA
- a CDS encoding thiamine phosphate synthase, translating to MALPDPHPGPSSAQEQPQDACAAQESADDLAVRRLIDANLDRAREGLRVLEDWARFALERADLVSRTKDMRQTLGRLHRDAYKLARHTASDSGAGLGHPAQAERRQPAQVVAANAARVQEALRVLEEFGRSSDPPLAAAAAAIRYGLYDLEVALLQGSRDGASRRQLLARCHLYLVTSPMPELEAVVAAALDGGVRLVQYRAKPGSPGPDGAPLSDGQRLEQARALRRLCSDHGALFLVNDRIDLALAVDADGVHLGQDDLPPAVARRLLGEGRLIGRSTHALPQLQQALRDGCDYVGVGPVLATPTKPGRAPVGIQYVRQAAAACPIPFFAIGGLGLETIPQLQRVGAERIAVVRAITEAADPAAASRALLTGLGRPS from the coding sequence ATGGCCCTTCCCGATCCCCACCCAGGCCCCAGCAGTGCCCAGGAGCAGCCCCAGGACGCCTGCGCAGCCCAGGAGTCTGCCGATGACCTGGCGGTGCGGCGCCTGATCGACGCCAATCTCGATCGGGCCCGCGAAGGCCTGCGGGTGCTGGAGGACTGGGCCCGCTTCGCTCTGGAGCGCGCCGACCTGGTGAGCCGCACCAAGGACATGCGCCAGACGCTGGGGCGGCTGCACCGCGACGCCTACAAGCTGGCCCGCCACACCGCCAGCGACTCTGGCGCCGGCCTCGGCCACCCCGCCCAGGCGGAGCGCCGCCAGCCCGCCCAGGTGGTGGCCGCCAATGCCGCCCGGGTGCAGGAGGCCCTGCGGGTGCTGGAGGAGTTCGGCCGCAGCAGTGATCCCCCCCTGGCCGCGGCGGCCGCGGCCATCCGCTACGGCCTCTACGACCTGGAGGTGGCCCTGCTGCAGGGCAGTCGCGATGGGGCCAGCCGCCGCCAGCTCCTGGCCCGCTGCCACCTCTATCTGGTGACCAGCCCCATGCCCGAGCTGGAGGCCGTGGTGGCCGCCGCCCTCGACGGCGGCGTGCGGCTGGTGCAGTACCGGGCCAAGCCCGGCAGCCCAGGCCCCGATGGTGCCCCGCTCAGCGACGGGCAGCGGTTGGAGCAGGCCCGCGCCCTGCGGCGCCTCTGCTCCGACCATGGCGCCCTGTTCCTGGTGAACGACCGCATTGATCTGGCCCTGGCGGTGGATGCCGATGGGGTGCACCTGGGCCAGGACGACCTGCCGCCCGCCGTGGCACGGCGACTGCTGGGGGAGGGGCGGCTGATCGGCCGCAGCACCCATGCCCTGCCCCAGCTCCAGCAGGCCCTGCGGGATGGCTGCGACTACGTGGGCGTGGGGCCGGTGCTGGCCACCCCCACCAAGCCGGGCCGGGCCCCGGTGGGGATCCAGTACGTGCGCCAGGCCGCGGCGGCCTGCCCGATTCCCTTCTTCGCCATCGGTGGCCTGGGCCTGGAGACGATCCCCCAGCTGCAGCGGGTGGGCGCCGAGCGGATCGCTGTGGTGCGGGCGATCACGGAGGCCGCCGACCCCGCCGCCGCCAGCCGTGCCCTGCTCACTGGCCTGGGTCGGCCCAGTTGA
- the thiS gene encoding sulfur carrier protein ThiS produces MPLEDPGAAITIQLNGEARQCPADQSLEQLLPQLGYRPQLVVVEFNGTILPRQHWAQQQVVESDVLEVVTIVGGGS; encoded by the coding sequence ATGCCCCTAGAGGATCCCGGCGCCGCCATCACGATTCAGCTGAACGGCGAAGCCCGCCAGTGCCCCGCGGACCAGAGCCTCGAGCAGCTGCTGCCCCAGCTGGGCTACCGCCCCCAGCTCGTGGTGGTGGAATTCAACGGCACGATCCTGCCGCGTCAGCACTGGGCTCAGCAGCAGGTGGTGGAATCCGATGTGCTGGAGGTGGTCACCATCGTGGGAGGTGGTTCCTAG
- a CDS encoding DUF1517 domain-containing protein translates to MSLLALPALVITLLLWAPEPSMAARGGRIGGGSFRAAPSLPRGGGGGGFGGGMRGGGGMRGGGIGFPFLIPIFGFGGGGLFGFLILMAVVGLIANALRGVGGGSPSLPGGSGYAPRVDGPVTISQLQVGLLASARDLQNDLRALAGRADTGSTSGLQTVLQETTLSLLRHPDLWVYANAEVGQVPFASAESTFNRLSMAERSKLDAELTSNVAGRRSAGAASAAGDSDVGSDFIAVTLLVASRQRLTIKGASTAEELRQSLQVLGGVASSDLLAIEVIWQPDGTGDVFSTEELLTAYPQLQHL, encoded by the coding sequence GTGAGCCTTCTGGCCCTGCCCGCCCTGGTGATCACGCTGTTGCTCTGGGCGCCTGAACCCTCAATGGCGGCCCGGGGCGGCCGCATCGGCGGCGGCAGCTTCCGCGCCGCCCCCTCCCTGCCCCGCGGCGGCGGTGGTGGCGGCTTCGGTGGCGGCATGCGCGGCGGTGGTGGCATGCGGGGTGGCGGCATCGGCTTCCCCTTCCTGATTCCGATCTTCGGTTTCGGCGGTGGCGGCCTGTTCGGCTTCCTGATCCTGATGGCCGTGGTGGGCCTGATCGCCAATGCCCTGCGCGGTGTCGGCGGCGGCAGCCCCTCCCTGCCGGGCGGTTCCGGCTACGCCCCCCGGGTGGATGGCCCGGTCACCATCAGTCAGCTGCAGGTGGGCCTGCTGGCCTCGGCCCGCGATCTCCAGAACGACCTGCGCGCCCTGGCTGGCCGCGCCGACACCGGATCCACCAGTGGGCTGCAGACCGTGCTGCAGGAAACCACCCTCTCCCTGCTGCGCCATCCAGATCTCTGGGTCTATGCCAACGCGGAAGTGGGCCAGGTGCCCTTTGCCAGCGCCGAGTCCACCTTCAACCGCCTCTCCATGGCCGAGCGCAGCAAGCTCGATGCCGAGCTCACCTCCAACGTGGCGGGCCGCCGCTCTGCTGGCGCCGCTTCCGCCGCTGGTGACAGCGATGTCGGCAGCGATTTCATCGCCGTGACCCTGCTGGTGGCCTCGCGCCAACGCCTCACCATCAAGGGAGCCTCCACGGCTGAAGAACTGCGTCAGTCACTGCAGGTGCTCGGCGGGGTGGCCAGTTCCGATCTGCTGGCGATTGAAGTGATCTGGCAGCCCGATGGCACTGGAGACGTGTTCAGCACCGAGGAGCTGCTCACGGCCTATCCCCAGCTCCAGCACCTCTGA
- the larB gene encoding nickel pincer cofactor biosynthesis protein LarB produces the protein MNEPTPALDHRLDLQRRQRLGMVEAVWGEHKSAEQIAAIATKLWDAGEVLLVTRVSPQKGEAVAALLETPALRYHSEARCLTFATPASPEPGASPEPGEAFAGAATARVAVLGAGSSDLGVASEALLALQCHGVGAELVLDVGVAGLHRLLDQLPLLRSMDVLIACAGMEGALPTVLAGLLPQPVIGVPVAVGYGVSAGGMAALHGMLASCAPGLTVVNVDNGYGAAMAALRILRGAGAGDRP, from the coding sequence ATGAACGAACCCACGCCCGCCCTGGACCACCGCCTCGACCTGCAGCGTCGCCAGCGTCTCGGCATGGTGGAAGCGGTGTGGGGGGAGCACAAGAGCGCCGAGCAGATCGCCGCCATTGCCACCAAGCTCTGGGATGCCGGCGAGGTGCTGCTGGTGACCAGGGTGTCGCCGCAGAAGGGCGAAGCCGTGGCCGCCCTGCTGGAGACGCCGGCCCTGCGCTATCACTCCGAGGCCCGCTGCCTCACCTTCGCGACGCCGGCATCCCCGGAGCCAGGCGCATCCCCGGAGCCGGGCGAGGCCTTTGCCGGCGCCGCTACCGCCCGGGTGGCTGTGCTCGGGGCCGGCAGCAGTGATCTGGGCGTGGCCAGCGAAGCGCTCCTGGCCCTGCAGTGCCATGGGGTGGGGGCCGAGCTGGTGCTGGATGTGGGCGTGGCGGGGCTGCACCGCCTGCTGGATCAGCTGCCGCTGCTGCGATCGATGGACGTGCTGATCGCCTGCGCCGGTATGGAGGGCGCCCTGCCGACCGTGCTGGCCGGCCTGTTGCCACAGCCCGTGATCGGCGTTCCCGTGGCGGTGGGCTACGGCGTCAGCGCGGGCGGCATGGCGGCCCTGCACGGCATGTTGGCCAGCTGTGCACCGGGGCTCACGGTGGTGAATGTGGACAACGGCTACGGGGCGGCGATGGCCGCCCTGCGCATCCTCAGAGGTGCTGGAGCTGGGGATAGGCCGTGA
- a CDS encoding TIGR03792 family protein, producing MTAPRKPVPRDDLPRLTGPPRPLRRLLLVLLLAALLGGISSPAAARAPMSTSSPTTTAETGVVELLRLGVKAQYREAWLEAEAASWGPWLKQQEGFLGRQLFWDPERQEGTLLIRWASLEQWKAIPMAEVGEVQERFERLARELTSSDTGSEAANPFPLLYAAELQPQPQLERQPGLQSDVPADG from the coding sequence GTGACCGCACCCCGCAAGCCAGTGCCGCGGGACGACCTGCCTAGGCTCACCGGCCCGCCGAGGCCATTGCGACGGCTGCTGCTGGTGCTGCTGCTGGCCGCACTGCTCGGCGGGATCAGTTCACCTGCTGCGGCCCGGGCCCCCATGAGCACCTCCTCCCCCACCACCACAGCAGAGACCGGCGTTGTGGAACTGCTGCGGCTGGGGGTGAAGGCCCAGTACCGCGAGGCCTGGCTGGAGGCCGAAGCGGCCAGCTGGGGGCCCTGGCTGAAGCAGCAGGAGGGCTTCCTGGGGCGGCAGCTGTTCTGGGATCCTGAGCGGCAGGAGGGCACCCTGCTGATCCGCTGGGCCAGCCTGGAGCAGTGGAAGGCGATCCCGATGGCTGAAGTGGGCGAGGTGCAGGAGCGCTTTGAGCGGCTGGCCCGTGAGCTCACCAGCAGCGACACCGGCAGCGAGGCTGCCAATCCCTTTCCGCTGCTCTATGCCGCTGAGCTTCAGCCGCAGCCCCAGCTGGAACGACAGCCCGGTCTCCAGAGCGACGTCCCAGCCGATGGCTGA
- the ispF gene encoding 2-C-methyl-D-erythritol 2,4-cyclodiphosphate synthase, producing MTAPPALRIGNGYDIHRLVPGRPLILGGQRLAHPEGLGLDGHSDADVLVHAIMDALLGALSLGDIGQHFPPEDARWKGADSLVLLEQVMALVRERGWRIVNLDSVVVAERPKLKPHIAAMRAAIAARLGLDDDQVGVKATTNERLGAEGREEGISCHAVALLQRP from the coding sequence ATGACAGCCCCCCCGGCCCTGCGGATCGGCAATGGCTACGACATCCATCGCCTGGTGCCGGGTCGGCCCCTGATCCTGGGGGGCCAGAGACTCGCCCATCCCGAGGGCCTGGGTCTCGACGGCCACAGTGACGCCGATGTGCTCGTGCACGCCATCATGGATGCCCTGCTCGGGGCCCTCTCCCTTGGCGACATCGGCCAGCATTTCCCGCCGGAGGACGCCCGCTGGAAGGGGGCCGACAGCCTGGTGCTGCTGGAGCAGGTGATGGCCCTGGTGAGGGAACGCGGCTGGAGGATCGTGAATCTCGACAGTGTGGTGGTGGCGGAACGCCCGAAACTCAAGCCCCACATCGCGGCCATGCGCGCCGCCATCGCCGCTCGACTCGGCCTCGATGACGACCAGGTGGGCGTCAAGGCCACCACCAATGAGCGGCTCGGGGCCGAGGGCCGCGAGGAGGGCATCTCCTGCCACGCCGTGGCCCTGCTGCAACGACCGTGA